Proteins encoded by one window of Nocardioides euryhalodurans:
- a CDS encoding ARPP-1 family domain-containing protein: MKLHIGQGTAVGAITVFPVWHDGHVRSLRIYDTASASLTVTEADTGPSVPTLQVTNSGEKPVLVLDGQLFEEGMQHRMATRSTLVRAGGAMPIEVACVEQSRWAGATTQATRGRRANLVVRDGYGAGGQEEVWRRIASYDAIAGRVSRTGSLAERLDTASADEQAKVLSAAVRPIGGQCGVLIGVGGQPLLLEVFDHPTTLREQLRPLYRAAALDAYGAPALPTPARRARRFAERLAQVQLDLEPDVGQMGRLGRATNEHLDVAELRHRLSTVHLRASYRRHPLLQAV; this comes from the coding sequence ATGAAGCTCCACATCGGACAGGGCACCGCGGTCGGTGCGATCACGGTCTTCCCGGTCTGGCACGACGGTCACGTGCGGTCGCTCCGCATCTACGACACCGCGTCGGCCAGCCTGACGGTCACCGAGGCCGACACGGGGCCGAGCGTGCCGACGCTCCAGGTCACCAACAGTGGGGAGAAGCCAGTGCTGGTGCTCGATGGCCAGCTCTTCGAGGAGGGCATGCAGCACCGGATGGCGACCCGCTCCACGCTGGTGCGAGCAGGCGGAGCGATGCCGATCGAGGTCGCCTGCGTCGAGCAGAGTCGCTGGGCCGGGGCCACCACCCAGGCGACCCGCGGCCGGCGGGCCAACCTCGTGGTTCGCGACGGGTACGGCGCCGGTGGGCAGGAGGAGGTTTGGCGCCGCATCGCGTCGTACGACGCCATCGCAGGGCGCGTCTCGCGCACCGGTTCCCTCGCGGAGCGCCTCGACACGGCGTCCGCCGACGAGCAGGCGAAGGTGCTCTCGGCCGCCGTGCGGCCGATCGGCGGTCAGTGTGGCGTGCTGATCGGCGTCGGCGGGCAGCCGCTGCTGCTCGAGGTCTTCGACCACCCGACGACGCTGCGCGAGCAGCTCCGGCCGCTCTACCGCGCCGCCGCACTCGACGCCTACGGAGCGCCGGCTCTGCCGACCCCCGCCCGCCGCGCGCGGCGGTTCGCCGAGCGGCTGGCGCAAGTCCAGTTGGACTTAGAGCCCGACGTCGGTCAGATGGGGAGGCTCGGGAGAGCGACGAATGAGCACCTCGACGTCGCCGAGCTGCGCCACCGCCTCTCGACCGTGCACCTGCGCGCGTCCTACCGCCGCCACCCGCTGCTGCAGGCAGTCTGA
- a CDS encoding ADP-ribosylglycohydrolase family protein: MKLTTAQHDRAAGVLLASAAGDALGVPYEFSAPPAPAVEAAMTGGGLGNFAPGEWSDDTSMAVAIARVAAAGADLTTAPALDQIADSFLQWHRSNPPDIGIQTSSVLRATRNRLTSGEVGTGRVMAEEAAAYSAARTHSAGNGALMRTAPVALAHLDDRDRLAQAARAVAELTHGDPLAGDSCVLWCEAIRATVLEGRFAITAGLDLLPDARRAKWQACLDDALDVDRNRSERVPGERFRPNGFTVTALQAAVAAIVTTEVPERMPCRHLQLALHSAVRIGDDTDTVAAIAGGLLGARWGASAVPWRWRRALHGWPGLDGIELVSLAALTVNSGQPDYKGWPAVGVVPYSEWASSNPVPHPYDDGVLLGTHATRGHEVDAVVSMCRVGRDQECFAGANEVIHSRLMDSEDPAANENLEFTLYDAADAVCGLREEGKRVLLHCVAAEQRTPSVAVAYGVLLGHSIADARRDVRTALASTRGWGRVWDAVSGLADPAGGDL; encoded by the coding sequence ATGAAGCTCACGACTGCTCAACACGACCGAGCGGCCGGAGTGCTGCTCGCGTCGGCGGCCGGCGACGCGCTCGGCGTGCCCTACGAGTTCTCCGCCCCTCCTGCCCCGGCTGTCGAGGCTGCGATGACGGGCGGAGGCCTCGGCAACTTCGCGCCCGGTGAGTGGAGCGACGACACCTCGATGGCCGTCGCAATCGCGCGGGTCGCCGCGGCCGGCGCCGACCTCACCACTGCCCCCGCGCTCGACCAGATCGCTGACAGCTTCCTCCAGTGGCACCGGAGCAACCCGCCCGACATCGGCATCCAGACGAGTTCCGTGCTGCGGGCGACGCGGAACCGCCTCACGAGCGGGGAGGTCGGAACTGGCCGCGTGATGGCCGAGGAAGCTGCCGCCTACTCCGCAGCCCGGACGCACTCGGCCGGCAATGGCGCTCTGATGCGGACGGCTCCCGTCGCCCTGGCCCACCTCGACGACCGGGACCGGCTCGCTCAGGCCGCGCGCGCGGTCGCCGAGCTCACGCACGGCGACCCGCTCGCCGGCGACTCGTGTGTGCTGTGGTGCGAGGCCATTCGGGCGACCGTGCTGGAAGGCCGATTCGCGATCACCGCCGGACTCGACCTGCTCCCCGACGCGCGACGCGCCAAGTGGCAGGCCTGCCTCGACGACGCCCTCGACGTCGACCGGAACCGCAGCGAGCGAGTGCCCGGCGAGCGCTTCAGGCCCAACGGGTTCACGGTCACTGCGCTCCAGGCCGCGGTCGCAGCGATCGTCACCACGGAGGTTCCCGAGCGGATGCCGTGCCGCCACCTCCAGCTCGCGTTGCACAGCGCCGTCCGGATCGGCGACGACACCGACACCGTCGCCGCTATCGCGGGAGGCCTCCTCGGCGCGCGCTGGGGCGCGAGCGCCGTACCCTGGCGCTGGCGCCGTGCGCTCCACGGTTGGCCCGGTCTCGACGGCATCGAGCTCGTCTCCCTCGCGGCACTCACCGTCAACAGCGGCCAGCCGGACTACAAGGGTTGGCCGGCGGTCGGCGTCGTGCCCTACTCGGAGTGGGCGTCGTCGAATCCCGTCCCGCACCCGTACGACGACGGAGTGCTGCTCGGTACCCACGCTACCCGCGGCCACGAGGTCGACGCGGTCGTCTCGATGTGCCGCGTCGGCCGCGACCAAGAGTGCTTCGCCGGGGCGAACGAAGTCATCCACTCACGCCTCATGGACAGCGAGGACCCGGCTGCCAACGAGAACCTCGAGTTCACCCTGTACGACGCCGCCGACGCAGTGTGCGGACTGCGCGAGGAAGGCAAGCGGGTTCTGCTGCACTGCGTCGCCGCAGAGCAGCGCACGCCGAGCGTCGCGGTTGCCTACGGCGTGTTGCTCGGACACTCCATCGCTGACGCGCGGCGCGACGTGAGGACGGCGTTGGCCTCGACCCGCGGGTGGGGCCGGGTATGGGACGCCGTGTCGGGACTTGCGGATCCCGCCGGTGGGGATCTTTGA
- a CDS encoding PGN_0703 family putative restriction endonuclease — MSVIDPSLPWNDSAWSEPSDNKWQAQLRRQQAWWREKRLGLPAGPRVGHARLVSSMLPDDVDLATNLMWPEAVAAAENALLALTTEGRPGLIQEERLRRNLLSSQPLCFNVFGYLGAHEQSLLPWVRTIQPEAASIDNIRLEWAPATGTLGGSAFDAFVSYQTKAGNRGFVGVEVKYAEDLAAAQPKPANDKYKAPTLTGSWKTGAVERLDKPKLRQFWYNQLLTQVVLASGEYDEGFGAVVACAADHSAREVTATVAAELTDPAALRFSSIEDVVASVQGHDDWQTRFTERYLTYAQRAG, encoded by the coding sequence ATGAGCGTCATCGACCCGTCGCTGCCTTGGAACGACTCCGCGTGGTCGGAGCCCTCGGACAACAAGTGGCAGGCGCAGCTGCGGCGGCAGCAGGCGTGGTGGAGGGAGAAGCGTCTCGGGCTGCCCGCCGGCCCGCGAGTCGGACATGCTCGCCTCGTGTCGTCGATGCTTCCCGACGACGTCGACCTCGCGACCAACCTCATGTGGCCCGAAGCCGTCGCTGCGGCGGAGAACGCACTACTGGCGCTGACGACAGAGGGCCGCCCCGGCCTGATCCAGGAGGAACGGCTCCGGCGCAACCTGCTGTCGTCCCAGCCCCTGTGCTTCAACGTGTTCGGATACCTCGGCGCACACGAGCAGTCGCTGCTGCCGTGGGTCCGCACGATCCAGCCGGAGGCGGCCTCCATCGACAACATCCGGCTCGAGTGGGCGCCAGCGACCGGCACACTCGGTGGATCCGCCTTCGACGCCTTCGTTTCGTACCAGACCAAAGCCGGGAACCGCGGCTTTGTGGGCGTCGAGGTCAAGTACGCCGAGGACCTGGCCGCCGCGCAACCCAAGCCGGCGAACGACAAGTACAAGGCTCCGACACTGACTGGATCCTGGAAGACCGGTGCGGTCGAGCGGCTCGACAAGCCCAAGCTCCGCCAGTTCTGGTACAACCAGCTCCTCACCCAGGTCGTCCTCGCTTCGGGTGAGTACGACGAAGGATTCGGCGCGGTGGTTGCGTGCGCGGCCGATCACTCCGCGCGGGAAGTCACTGCGACCGTCGCTGCCGAGCTGACCGACCCGGCTGCGCTTCGCTTCTCCTCGATCGAGGACGTCGTCGCGTCCGTGCAAGGCCACGACGACTGGCAGACCAGGTTCACCGAGCGATACCTGACCTACGCACAGCGGGCTGGATGA
- a CDS encoding GIY-YIG nuclease family protein, whose translation MTLTFASVIASAGIDAAEALVIRHAYVREHEDGTVGIHGDSSDAEIMAYTSVQSANTRTFPAAPPRVWIVFRPEGGDRARLWSVLVNHGETAHDGLRRTFHLEPSELMSDLRNRLVIQWRSPRTWRINATTAAAYPVMEIADAEPVRFPGFDALTLDYPQLQAVIREHRYAAWRTALSSVIGVYLITDTRDGRQYVGKADGAENILQRWAAYATNGHGGNVELRNINPASFRLSVLRVFDPATPTREVDVAESHFKHALDSRRHGLNRN comes from the coding sequence ATGACGCTCACGTTCGCCTCGGTCATCGCCAGCGCAGGCATCGACGCGGCCGAGGCGCTGGTCATCCGGCACGCCTACGTGCGCGAGCACGAAGACGGGACTGTGGGAATTCACGGGGACTCGTCCGACGCCGAGATCATGGCGTACACGAGCGTCCAGTCGGCCAACACCCGCACCTTCCCCGCCGCGCCGCCCCGGGTCTGGATCGTGTTCCGGCCCGAGGGCGGTGACCGCGCTCGGCTGTGGTCAGTGCTCGTGAATCACGGCGAGACAGCACACGACGGGTTGCGGCGCACGTTCCACCTCGAGCCGTCGGAGCTGATGAGCGACCTGCGGAACCGCTTGGTGATCCAGTGGCGGTCGCCGCGCACCTGGAGGATCAACGCGACGACGGCGGCCGCGTACCCGGTGATGGAGATCGCCGACGCCGAGCCCGTGAGGTTCCCGGGCTTCGACGCACTCACCCTCGATTACCCCCAGCTGCAGGCCGTCATCCGCGAGCACCGGTACGCCGCCTGGCGCACCGCTCTCTCGTCGGTCATCGGGGTCTACCTCATCACCGACACGCGCGACGGGCGGCAGTACGTCGGCAAGGCTGACGGCGCCGAAAACATCCTGCAGCGCTGGGCGGCGTACGCGACCAACGGCCACGGAGGCAACGTGGAACTCCGCAACATCAATCCGGCCAGCTTCCGTCTCTCGGTGCTCCGCGTGTTCGATCCCGCCACACCGACTCGGGAGGTCGACGTCGCAGAGAGCCACTTCAAGCATGCCCTCGACTCACGCCGTCACGGCCTCAATCGCAACTGA